A window of Diospyros lotus cultivar Yz01 chromosome 14, ASM1463336v1, whole genome shotgun sequence contains these coding sequences:
- the LOC127790515 gene encoding uncharacterized protein LOC127790515, producing the protein MMTDPLSSSSSSSLLPPGVVFKPNEREILQEFLTKKLHNLPLPNNAIVEMDVYDHLPWLYASGHNYGLDQYETYYFVRREKKSKSKSETAKNPKRHLKSEGNSSCGGWWKAITGDKPIRNKRGRIIGFKKTLKFCTYKDQKYDRRECVRTDWIMHEYKLPHPTFQEWVVCGIRYNGGKGTGQEYASGCHLTLDHASGHRQEREEDQQSQTQQDSPYDKVCNASSQLNMGSDGQCCWANAQEYFGLNEQEYASGCHSTLDHASGHWQEREEDQQSQTQQDSPYDKVCNASSQLNMGSDGQCCWANAQEYFGLNEQEYASGCHSTLDHASGHWQEREEDQQSQTQQDSPYDKVCNASSQLNMGSDGQCCWANAQEYFGLNEQEYASGCHSTLDHASGHWQEREEDQQSQTQQVSPYDKVCNASSQLNMGSDGQCCWENAQEYFGLNEQEYASGCHSTLDNQQARDSNRSLEFIDDPSWNEFEDTEGSQQVQFPQISFTETELEDGGLYFDLWT; encoded by the exons ATGATGACGGATCCATtgtcgtcgtcttcttcttcttcgctgcTGCCCCCTGGGGTTGTATTCAAACcaaatgagagagaaattttGCAAGAATTCTTGACAAAAAAGCTTCACAATCTTCCACTGCCGAACAATGCCATCGTGGAGATGGATGTCTACGATCATTTACCGTGGTTGTACGCAA GTGGTCATAATTATGGATTGGATCAGTATGAGACGTACTATTTTGTGAGACGGGAGAAAAAGTCTAAATCCAAATCTGAAACCGCGAAGAACCCCAAACGACACCTTAAAAGCGAGGGAAATTCCAGTTGTGGAGGATGGTGGAAGGCCATCACTGGTGATAAGCCAATCCGTAATAAGAGAGGTCGTATAATTGGTTTTAAGAAGACTCTCAAGTTTTGTACCTACAAGGACCAAAAGTATGACCGTAGGGAGTGCGTCAGAACGGATTGGATAATGCATGAATACAAGCTGCCGCATCCAACA TTCCAAGAATGGGTAGTATGCGGCATACGGTACAATGGGGGAAAAGGGACTGGGCAAGAATATGCATCGGGATGCCATTTGACGTTAGACCATGCATCGGGACATCGGCAAGAACGTGAGGAGGATCAGCAGTCTCAAACACAACAGGATTCACCATACGATAAAGTCTGTAATGCTTCTTCTCAACTGAACATGGGATCCGATGGGCAATGCTGTTGGGCAAATGCGCAAGAATATTTTGGGTTAAATGAGCAAGAATATGCATCGGGATGCCATTCGACGTTAGACCATGCATCGGGACATTGGCAAGAACGTGAGGAGGATCAGCAGTCTCAAACACAACAGGATTCACCATACGATAAAGTCTGTAATGCTTCTTCTCAACTGAACATGGGATCCGATGGGCAATGCTGTTGGGCAAATGCGCAAGAATATTTTGGGTTAAATGAGCAAGAATATGCATCGGGATGCCATTCGACGTTAGACCATGCATCGGGACATTGGCAAGAACGTGAGGAGGATCAGCAGTCTCAAACACAACAGGATTCACCATACGATAAAGTCTGTAATGCTTCTTCTCAACTGAACATGGGATCCGATGGGCAATGCTGTTGGGCAAATGCGCAAGAATATTTTGGGTTAAATGAGCAAGAATATGCATCGGGATGCCATTCGACGTTAGACCATGCATCGGGACATTGGCAAGAACGTGAGGAGGATCAGCAGTCTCAAACACAACAGGTTTCACCATATGATAAAGTCTGTAATGCTTCTTCTCAACTGAACATGGGATCGGATGGGCAATGCTGTTGGGAAAATGCGCAAGAATATTTTGGGTTAAATGAGCAAGAATATGCATCGGGATGCCATTCGACGTTGGACAATCAACAAGCCCGAGATAGCAACAGATCTCTCGAATTTATTGATGATCCGAGTTGGAATGAGTTTGAGGACACGGAGGGATCCCAACAAGTTCAGTTTCCTCAGATTTCATTCACAGAGACAGAGCTCGAAGATGGGGgactttattttgatttgtggaCTTAA